Proteins encoded together in one Nitrospira sp. window:
- a CDS encoding TolC family protein, with protein MNPSFRQFSERLRRILTASFLSLASLLLSATGSALADESQLSLSVLIEELAAHSPELKAAQERWEAGQAVVPQVQTLPDPRLQLGYQRMPMVPPVVEGVMYGVGQEIPFPGKLKLKGEVAQRDAERLEQEYNATRLRLVAALKQVYYDLHFIHKSIDIVERNKALLTQFEKTAKARYSVGQAAQQDVFRAQVEISRVLDRLAVLDQQKESLHAAINRLLNRPPDGPLGTPEEVHSTLLTLPLQELNRRANEFSPALLATAKGIDRSEQAVSLARRQFYPDFDVTALGIRNDKINDNGYQIMVGIKIPLFYGTKQKQGVREAVANLESAREDFAAARQDLLFQVKDGFVQAQRAERLITILRDAIIPQATLGLQAAQAGYAVGKVDFLTLLNSLLTLQDSQLELHSEMVNHEKALARLEAVTGGPLDGSERKPKS; from the coding sequence GTGAACCCATCATTCCGCCAATTTTCTGAAAGGCTGCGCCGTATCCTGACTGCTTCGTTTTTGAGCCTTGCTTCCCTTCTGCTGAGCGCCACGGGCTCCGCTCTGGCAGACGAAAGCCAACTCTCCCTCTCTGTCCTTATCGAGGAGCTAGCTGCCCACAGTCCGGAGCTCAAGGCGGCGCAAGAGCGCTGGGAAGCAGGCCAGGCGGTCGTGCCGCAAGTACAGACCTTACCGGATCCTCGTCTCCAACTCGGCTATCAACGCATGCCGATGGTACCTCCCGTGGTGGAAGGAGTGATGTATGGGGTCGGTCAAGAGATCCCTTTCCCAGGCAAACTCAAGCTGAAGGGTGAAGTGGCGCAACGTGACGCCGAACGGTTGGAGCAGGAATACAACGCGACCCGCCTGAGGCTCGTTGCCGCGCTCAAGCAAGTCTATTACGACCTGCACTTCATCCATAAAAGCATCGATATCGTGGAAAGAAACAAGGCGCTGCTGACGCAATTTGAGAAGACGGCGAAGGCTCGATACAGCGTAGGACAAGCCGCCCAACAGGATGTGTTCCGAGCCCAGGTCGAAATTTCACGCGTCCTGGATCGGCTGGCCGTCCTCGATCAGCAGAAGGAGAGCCTTCATGCAGCGATCAATCGGCTCCTGAATCGTCCACCGGACGGCCCTCTGGGCACTCCGGAAGAAGTACACAGTACCCTGCTGACACTCCCGCTCCAAGAACTCAACAGGCGGGCGAATGAATTCTCACCTGCCCTGCTCGCGACGGCAAAAGGCATTGATCGTTCTGAACAGGCTGTCTCGCTGGCGAGGCGACAGTTCTACCCTGATTTTGACGTGACGGCGCTCGGTATCCGCAACGACAAGATCAATGACAACGGGTATCAGATCATGGTGGGCATCAAGATCCCCCTGTTTTATGGAACGAAACAGAAGCAAGGCGTGCGCGAGGCCGTCGCGAATCTCGAAAGTGCCCGCGAAGACTTTGCCGCCGCCAGACAGGATCTGTTGTTTCAAGTCAAGGACGGCTTCGTCCAAGCGCAGCGAGCTGAACGGCTGATCACGATTCTGCGCGATGCCATTATTCCCCAGGCCACGCTGGGCTTGCAGGCGGCTCAAGCGGGCTATGCCGTGGGCAAAGTGGACTTTCTCACGCTGCTCAACAGTCTCTTGACGTTGCAGGACAGCCAGCTCGAATTGCACAGCGAGATGGTCAATCACGAAAAAGCGCTGGCCCGCCTTGAAGCCGTCACCGGCGGACCGTTGGATGGATCGGAAAGGAAACCGAAATCATGA
- a CDS encoding efflux RND transporter periplasmic adaptor subunit — MISSWKSLTPGYTARLVVSFAAVLSAVSCQPSQDEAQKRPPHATQSAAQAGMIELPDGSSMLSQIQTERVGYRSMRMSLKAQGGKILPNENRLAHLGPRVPGRIVAVYANLGDRVESSQRLLLLDSPAFGEAQLEYRKRRTAMRVSEKAFERAKALSAEGAIGISEYQRREAEYENAKAELYEAEEKLHLLGMAEREIQRLSTEQLPHAEVAQVFLRAPFSGEIIERNATVGEVVDSSKTLFTVADLSTVWVRADFPEQQIGMLKTGLVVEVRVSAYPETVFQGTITYIGAMIDPATRTITARSQIPNSDRRLRPEMFAEVTVRTQEQSLLAVPRAALQQVGNRTMVFVTRGLRRFEWLEVTTGESSNEYVQIKAGLKEGEEIVTEGSYALKSEALRGQMSMGGPL, encoded by the coding sequence ATGATCTCTTCCTGGAAGTCTCTCACACCAGGATATACAGCACGTCTCGTCGTATCTTTTGCGGCGGTTCTCTCGGCTGTGTCCTGTCAACCATCACAAGATGAGGCACAGAAACGACCTCCTCACGCAACACAGTCAGCAGCTCAAGCCGGTATGATCGAGTTGCCGGATGGGAGTTCAATGCTCTCACAGATTCAGACGGAGCGGGTGGGGTACCGTTCCATGCGAATGTCGCTGAAGGCGCAGGGAGGAAAGATTTTGCCCAATGAGAACCGGCTGGCCCATCTGGGCCCACGAGTGCCGGGGCGCATCGTGGCTGTCTATGCCAATCTTGGCGATCGAGTGGAATCTAGTCAGCGGCTACTGTTGCTCGATAGTCCGGCGTTTGGTGAGGCTCAGCTGGAGTATCGCAAGAGACGCACGGCCATGAGGGTGTCGGAAAAGGCTTTTGAACGGGCCAAGGCGCTTTCCGCCGAAGGTGCGATCGGGATCAGCGAATATCAGCGTCGTGAAGCCGAGTATGAAAATGCCAAGGCCGAACTCTACGAAGCGGAAGAGAAGCTCCATCTACTCGGGATGGCGGAACGGGAAATTCAGCGGCTGTCTACCGAACAGTTGCCGCATGCCGAGGTGGCCCAGGTGTTTTTGCGAGCTCCCTTTTCCGGAGAAATCATCGAGAGGAATGCGACGGTCGGCGAAGTCGTTGACTCAAGTAAGACGCTCTTCACCGTGGCGGATCTCTCCACTGTATGGGTCAGGGCGGACTTTCCGGAACAGCAAATCGGGATGCTGAAAACAGGCCTGGTCGTGGAGGTGCGGGTCTCGGCCTATCCGGAGACGGTATTTCAGGGCACCATTACCTATATCGGTGCCATGATCGATCCGGCCACCAGGACGATTACGGCCCGATCGCAGATTCCCAACTCAGATCGACGGTTACGCCCAGAAATGTTCGCCGAGGTGACGGTACGGACTCAGGAACAATCGCTCTTGGCCGTACCGCGTGCCGCCCTGCAGCAGGTCGGCAACCGCACCATGGTATTCGTCACACGAGGCTTGCGACGGTTTGAATGGCTCGAAGTAACAACCGGGGAGTCGTCGAACGAATACGTCCAGATCAAGGCCGGGTTGAAGGAAGGCGAAGAGATCGTCACGGAAGGTAGTTACGCACTGAAGTCCGAAGCGCTTCGCGGGCAGATGTCGATGGGAGGTCCGCTGTGA
- a CDS encoding MFS transporter, which produces MPPPLSPDRTNQHLPTEIWVLGFVSLLMDVSSEMIHSLLPLFMVTVLGTSATAVGIVEGSAESLALIVKVFSGTLSDYLGKRKVLAVFGYALGAMTKPLFALASSLDLVLTARLLDRIGKGVRGAPRDALLTDITPLHLRGAAFGLRQALDTVGAFLGPLLAAGLMVLWIDDFRAVFWVAILPGLLSVALLLYGVQEPTTQQDHNRVNPIRWENLSRLGAAYWWVVGIGTVFTLARFSEAFLVLRAHQVGIPLALTPLIMVAMNIIYAGAAYPFGKLADRMCHKKLLVLGLIVLIGADLVLAMPDHWGVVLLGVCLWGLHMGITQGLLSTMIADTAPVDLRGTAYGLFNLASGLAMLVASILAGLLWDRLGASVTFYAGAVFCGLAIFGLTVRPTVARTVSTP; this is translated from the coding sequence ATGCCTCCTCCTCTGTCGCCGGACCGAACCAACCAACACCTCCCGACTGAAATCTGGGTCCTCGGATTCGTCAGTCTCTTGATGGACGTCTCGTCAGAGATGATCCATAGCCTGCTCCCTCTGTTCATGGTCACAGTCCTCGGGACAAGTGCCACCGCCGTGGGCATCGTCGAAGGCTCGGCCGAGTCCCTGGCGCTGATCGTGAAAGTCTTTTCCGGCACCCTCAGTGACTATCTCGGAAAAAGAAAGGTACTGGCCGTCTTTGGCTATGCCTTAGGAGCCATGACGAAGCCGCTGTTTGCCCTGGCCTCCAGCCTTGACCTCGTCCTGACAGCCCGTCTCCTAGACCGGATCGGTAAGGGTGTCCGTGGCGCGCCACGAGACGCGTTGCTCACCGATATTACGCCTCTTCATCTTCGCGGTGCGGCCTTTGGTCTGCGACAAGCGCTGGACACGGTCGGAGCCTTCCTTGGCCCACTATTGGCCGCCGGGTTGATGGTGCTCTGGATTGATGACTTTCGGGCGGTCTTCTGGGTTGCAATACTTCCCGGTCTCTTGTCGGTCGCGCTCTTGCTCTACGGTGTTCAGGAGCCCACAACTCAACAGGATCACAACCGCGTGAATCCAATCCGATGGGAGAATCTATCCCGCTTAGGAGCTGCCTATTGGTGGGTGGTTGGGATTGGAACCGTCTTCACCCTTGCCCGATTCAGTGAAGCCTTTCTTGTACTTCGTGCCCACCAGGTAGGTATCCCCCTCGCATTGACCCCGCTCATCATGGTCGCGATGAATATCATCTATGCCGGCGCGGCCTACCCATTCGGCAAACTTGCTGACCGCATGTGCCACAAGAAATTGCTCGTGCTTGGGCTGATCGTCTTGATCGGGGCTGACCTGGTGTTGGCCATGCCCGATCATTGGGGTGTCGTTCTGCTGGGTGTATGCCTGTGGGGCCTGCACATGGGTATCACACAGGGCTTACTCTCCACGATGATCGCCGACACAGCTCCGGTTGATCTGCGTGGAACTGCATACGGATTGTTCAACCTCGCGAGCGGACTTGCTATGCTCGTCGCCAGCATTCTGGCGGGGCTTCTGTGGGATCGACTGGGGGCGTCGGTCACCTTCTACGCCGGCGCGGTTTTCTGTGGGCTGGCGATATTCGGCCTGACTGTGCGTCCAACGGTTGCTCGAACCGTGAGCACTCCCTGA
- a CDS encoding efflux RND transporter periplasmic adaptor subunit: MSRRRHIGKGSLLILTIVGLAWPISHPAMLLPAESKQDEMAGMDMPGMEQSRTPDASRLTPEAGTITIPPERLQTIGVKYGQVTRRPLEKTIRTVGRVAVDERRLAKVTIKFHGWIEELFVSALGDHVKKGQRLFTIYSPDLVATQEEYLLALQSRKQLGESEFPEVAGSSQELLEATRHRLHLWDISEEHIRDLERTKQVRKTLPIHSPIAGTVIRKEVVQGTHVEPGQELYTIVDLSRIWILADIYEYELSFVKAGQKAAVTLSYDPSTVLTGQLGFIYPTLDPKTRTAKVRFELANPKEKLKPDMYANVELRVNLGTRLAIPQEAVIESGQKQVVFLHLGGGKLEPRLIKTGVKTGEWSEVLTGLNEGEHIVTSANFLIDSESRLKSVIEGMGGMPGMKMSE, encoded by the coding sequence ATGAGTCGCCGTCGGCATATCGGAAAGGGTTCACTCCTGATCCTCACGATAGTCGGTTTGGCATGGCCGATATCACACCCCGCGATGCTCCTACCGGCGGAATCCAAACAAGACGAGATGGCTGGGATGGACATGCCGGGGATGGAACAGTCCCGTACCCCTGACGCCTCACGCCTCACGCCCGAAGCTGGTACGATCACCATTCCGCCGGAACGGCTGCAAACGATCGGCGTGAAGTACGGGCAAGTAACCCGCCGTCCCTTAGAGAAAACGATCCGAACCGTGGGACGCGTGGCCGTGGATGAGCGCCGGCTTGCCAAGGTCACCATCAAGTTTCACGGGTGGATCGAGGAGCTGTTCGTCAGCGCGCTCGGGGACCATGTGAAGAAGGGACAGAGGCTGTTTACGATCTACAGCCCCGATTTAGTCGCAACCCAGGAAGAATATTTACTGGCGCTTCAAAGCCGGAAGCAGCTCGGCGAGAGCGAATTCCCGGAAGTGGCCGGCAGCTCCCAAGAACTGCTGGAAGCCACGCGGCATCGCTTGCACCTCTGGGATATTTCCGAGGAACACATCCGCGACTTGGAACGGACGAAGCAGGTGAGGAAGACCTTACCGATTCATTCACCGATTGCCGGGACCGTCATTCGTAAGGAAGTCGTGCAAGGCACCCATGTTGAACCGGGCCAAGAACTGTACACCATCGTCGATCTGTCCCGCATCTGGATCCTCGCGGACATCTATGAATACGAACTCTCCTTCGTGAAGGCCGGGCAAAAAGCCGCCGTCACTCTCTCCTATGATCCGAGCACGGTCCTGACCGGACAGTTGGGTTTCATTTATCCGACATTGGACCCGAAGACCCGCACGGCCAAGGTGCGGTTCGAATTAGCCAATCCGAAGGAGAAACTCAAACCGGACATGTATGCCAACGTGGAGTTGCGGGTGAATTTGGGCACTCGTCTGGCGATCCCGCAAGAAGCCGTCATCGAATCCGGCCAAAAGCAAGTCGTCTTTCTCCATCTGGGCGGCGGGAAGCTCGAGCCGCGCCTGATCAAAACCGGAGTGAAGACCGGCGAGTGGTCTGAAGTGCTGACGGGCCTGAACGAAGGCGAGCACATCGTCACCTCGGCCAACTTCCTGATCGACAGCGAAAGCCGTCTGAAATCGGTCATCGAGGGCATGGGCGGAATGCCGGGCATGAAGATGAGCGAGTGA
- a CDS encoding efflux RND transporter permease subunit, giving the protein MVERIIDYSARNRFIVFLLVFSLSAVGLWAMWQTPIDALPDISDTQVIVYTTWQGRSPDLVEDQITYPIVTALLSAPNVTVVRGFSDFGYSYVYILFKDGTDIYWARSRVLERLNQLSGRMPEGVAPQLGPDATGVGWIFQYALVDESGQQDLASLRSFQDWYLQYWLRSVEGVAEVASIGGFVRQYQVNLDPTKVLAYRLSLPSIVETIRESNNDVGGRIVEFSGIEYVIRGRGYLKKAEDIEKIAVGVNENGTPILLRDVATVRLGPDMRRGLVELNGQGEVAGGIVIMRFGENALTVIERVKAKLKELEPSLPKGVKIVPVYDRSDLIHESIATANESLLEELLVTGVLIIAFLLHVRSAVVPILTLPIAVLLAFIPMYLMEIGINIMSLGGIIVAIGDMVDAAIVMVDNAHKRLEEWERDGRVSERLQILIDSAKEVGPPIFASVLVIAISFIPVFVLEAQEGRMFKPLAWTNNLAIAMCAVLAITLVPACLPTFIRGKIFPEQKHPVSRSLQWLYAPVLRLALCYRKTVVIGALALMGSIVPLYQKMGSEFMPPLYEGTILYMPTTLPGLSITEAGRMLQIMDQKLRSFPEVDHVFGKAGRAETSTDPAPFSMMEVVVELKPKDRWRPRLSYESLVDEMDRAMQFPGVTNAWTMPIKARIDMLTTGVRTPVGIKIFGPDLKQIEEIGKHLEMVLKDVPGTRSAYAERVSGGYFLDFEINREEIARYGLKLMDVGRIIESAIGGENIATTIEGRERYPINVRYLRELRDDPQKLQRVIVDTPTGAQVPLAQLATLRFVNGPPMIRDENGLLAGYVFLDMTGRDVGSYVEELKKAVADKIQLPSGYTIVWSGQYEFMQRVKERLKLVLPLTLVIIFVTFYFSFESVAKTFMVMVGVPLSLVGAVWYLSILDYNMSIAVWMGLITVVGTAAETSAVMLAYLDEACARRKAVGGLTTLQDLIDTVQLGAVERIRPMAMIGLVDVIGLIPVMWATGTGADVMKRIAAPQVGGVFSAMILTLFVIPPVYVMWRWWSESRNGYARKTGQEM; this is encoded by the coding sequence ATGGTTGAACGGATTATCGACTACAGTGCAAGAAACCGCTTCATCGTCTTCCTCTTAGTCTTCTCGCTGTCCGCCGTGGGGCTCTGGGCCATGTGGCAGACGCCGATCGACGCACTGCCCGATATCTCCGACACACAAGTCATCGTCTATACGACCTGGCAAGGCCGTTCGCCTGATCTCGTCGAAGACCAAATTACCTATCCGATTGTCACAGCGCTCCTGTCGGCTCCCAACGTCACAGTCGTCCGTGGCTTCTCGGACTTCGGCTATTCCTATGTCTACATTTTGTTCAAGGACGGCACGGACATCTATTGGGCGCGCTCGCGGGTTCTCGAGCGTCTTAATCAACTGTCGGGGCGGATGCCCGAGGGTGTGGCACCGCAACTCGGCCCGGACGCGACCGGCGTAGGCTGGATCTTTCAATATGCCTTGGTTGATGAATCAGGGCAGCAAGACCTCGCCTCGCTGCGCAGCTTCCAGGACTGGTATCTTCAGTATTGGTTACGATCCGTCGAAGGTGTCGCCGAAGTGGCAAGCATCGGAGGCTTTGTCCGGCAATACCAGGTCAATCTCGATCCGACCAAAGTCCTGGCCTATCGGTTGTCCCTTCCTTCCATCGTCGAAACGATTCGCGAAAGCAACAACGATGTCGGTGGGCGCATCGTGGAATTTTCCGGCATCGAATATGTCATCCGAGGACGTGGCTATCTCAAGAAGGCGGAAGACATCGAAAAGATCGCAGTCGGCGTCAACGAAAACGGGACGCCGATTCTCTTGCGCGATGTCGCGACCGTCCGGCTGGGGCCTGATATGCGGCGAGGCCTCGTGGAATTGAACGGCCAAGGTGAAGTGGCAGGTGGCATCGTGATCATGCGCTTCGGAGAGAACGCGCTCACGGTCATCGAGCGGGTGAAAGCCAAGCTCAAGGAACTCGAGCCCTCTCTGCCGAAAGGCGTCAAGATCGTCCCTGTCTATGATCGCAGCGACTTGATCCACGAATCTATCGCCACGGCTAACGAAAGTCTCCTGGAAGAATTGCTCGTGACCGGGGTGTTGATTATTGCGTTCTTACTTCATGTCCGCTCCGCTGTCGTCCCCATCCTTACTCTACCCATCGCCGTGCTGTTGGCCTTCATCCCTATGTATCTCATGGAAATCGGCATCAACATCATGTCGCTCGGCGGCATCATCGTTGCCATCGGCGACATGGTGGATGCGGCGATTGTCATGGTCGATAATGCCCATAAGCGCCTGGAGGAGTGGGAGCGGGACGGACGAGTCAGTGAGCGGCTTCAAATCCTCATCGATTCGGCCAAGGAGGTGGGGCCGCCGATTTTCGCGTCGGTGTTGGTCATTGCCATCTCCTTCATTCCGGTCTTCGTGCTGGAAGCGCAAGAAGGCCGGATGTTCAAACCGCTGGCCTGGACCAATAACCTGGCCATCGCTATGTGCGCGGTCTTGGCCATCACATTGGTCCCGGCCTGTCTGCCGACCTTTATTCGCGGCAAGATCTTTCCGGAACAGAAACATCCCGTCAGTCGTTCTCTGCAATGGCTCTACGCACCCGTCCTACGCCTGGCCCTCTGTTACCGGAAGACCGTCGTCATCGGAGCGCTCGCGCTGATGGGCAGCATCGTCCCGCTGTATCAGAAGATGGGCTCGGAATTCATGCCGCCGCTCTACGAAGGGACGATTCTCTACATGCCGACGACCTTGCCGGGCCTCTCCATCACGGAAGCCGGGCGCATGTTGCAGATCATGGACCAGAAACTCCGTTCCTTCCCCGAAGTGGACCATGTGTTCGGTAAAGCCGGACGAGCAGAAACCTCCACCGATCCCGCGCCCTTCAGCATGATGGAAGTCGTCGTCGAACTGAAACCGAAAGACCGATGGCGGCCGAGGCTCAGTTATGAAAGCTTGGTGGATGAAATGGACCGGGCCATGCAATTCCCCGGAGTGACAAATGCCTGGACCATGCCGATCAAAGCGCGGATCGATATGCTCACGACCGGCGTCCGCACTCCCGTGGGGATCAAAATCTTCGGGCCGGACCTGAAGCAGATCGAGGAGATCGGGAAACATTTGGAGATGGTCTTGAAAGATGTTCCCGGCACCAGGAGCGCCTATGCGGAACGGGTATCCGGCGGCTATTTCCTCGATTTCGAAATCAACCGTGAGGAGATCGCCCGCTACGGACTCAAACTCATGGATGTTGGCCGGATCATCGAATCGGCCATCGGTGGTGAAAACATCGCGACGACGATCGAAGGGCGTGAGCGCTATCCGATCAACGTGCGCTATCTTCGGGAATTGCGGGACGATCCTCAGAAGCTCCAACGAGTCATCGTGGACACACCGACGGGCGCCCAAGTACCGCTGGCCCAACTCGCGACGCTGCGATTCGTCAACGGCCCTCCCATGATCCGTGATGAAAACGGCCTGCTCGCCGGCTACGTCTTCCTTGATATGACGGGCCGTGATGTCGGGAGCTATGTGGAGGAACTTAAGAAGGCCGTGGCGGACAAGATCCAGTTGCCGTCCGGTTATACCATCGTCTGGTCCGGTCAGTATGAGTTCATGCAGCGGGTCAAGGAACGGCTGAAGTTGGTTCTCCCGCTGACGCTCGTGATCATCTTCGTCACATTCTACTTCTCATTCGAGTCGGTGGCGAAGACCTTCATGGTGATGGTCGGGGTGCCGCTCTCGTTGGTCGGGGCTGTCTGGTACCTGTCGATCCTCGACTACAACATGAGTATTGCCGTGTGGATGGGACTGATCACCGTCGTGGGGACCGCGGCGGAAACCAGCGCAGTCATGCTGGCCTATTTGGATGAGGCCTGTGCCAGACGCAAAGCGGTCGGCGGCCTCACGACGTTACAAGATCTGATCGACACCGTCCAGCTTGGGGCGGTCGAACGTATCAGGCCCATGGCGATGATCGGCTTGGTCGACGTCATCGGGTTGATCCCGGTCATGTGGGCCACGGGGACCGGAGCAGATGTGATGAAGCGGATTGCCGCGCCACAAGTCGGCGGCGTCTTCTCGGCCATGATTCTGACGCTGTTCGTGATTCCTCCGGTCTATGTCATGTGGCGGTGGTGGAGCGAGAGCAGGAACGGATATGCGAGGAAGACCGGGCAAGAAATGTAG